The following proteins are encoded in a genomic region of Amphiura filiformis chromosome 11, Afil_fr2py, whole genome shotgun sequence:
- the LOC140163597 gene encoding uncharacterized protein, which yields MQAFQYQAVFYQQLLTPTCVFLMWEAPPRRGPLCPYNSYTTARLPTTPVGAKKRATEEVLTSSKLSTTFPLLHQSTIQQLCPSTPIQVDSFEHMLQSHPDQILVNNVCDGLRNGVDIGFRGLRTALRTPNMRSAFDNPEVIRATIQKELESGWSVGPFDSPPLPDFVVNSIGVVPKKSGTFRMITDLSRPEEGVNHAICKDDYSLEYAGVDDATAILSHVGPDAYMCKLDIKDAFRLIPVRCEDWPLLGYEWEGEYFFHTRLPFGLRSSPFHFTQFSSLLAWIAGHQSQHSIIPGKLEGPTPIITFLGIELNAPHQSLSLPPEKLQQLQQELSEWDPNRKKCTKRDLLSLIGKLSFASKCIPAGRIFFRRLIDLSMKAQKLHHRLDLTIEARQDIAWWARFLPEWNGTARFIEPTWTPADSLQLFTDAAASVGAGAYFMGRWFFIPWSQEIKDNESIHITWMELFPIVVAARVWGSAWFGKRVLFHTDNRAVVDIWYKQSSRAPLVMSLVRKLFLTAAQYNFHVAMTHIPGHTNTFADLISRNLQAQFHIVAPEADQDPILIPASMTADLFRNT from the exons ATGCAAGCGTTTCAATATCAAGCAGTGTTCTACCAGCAGCTGCTCACGCCCACATGTGTGTTTCTTATGTGGGAAGCCCCACCCAGGCGCGGACCACTATGCCCTTACAACTCGTACACCACAGCGCGCCTACCAACCACGCCAGTCGGAGCCAAAAAACGGGCCACAGAGGAAGTTTTAACTTCCTCTAAACTATCCACCACTTTTCCCCTACTTCACCAGTCCACAATCCAACAGCTCTGCCCTTCAACTCCTATTCAGGTTGACTCCTTTGAGCATATGCTTCAGTCCCACCCTGATCAGATTTTGGTCAACAACGTCTGCGATGGACTTCGCAATGGTGTGGATATTGGTTTCCGTGGTCTCCGCACTGCGTTGCGCACCCCCAACATGCGCTCTGCCTTTGATAACCCAGAAGTGATTCGAGCTACGATACAGAAAGAACTTGAGTCTGGTTGGTCAGTGGGTCCCTTTGATTCACCCCCTTTGCCTGATTTTGTTGTCAATTCTATCGGAGTTGTCCCCAAGAAGTCTGGTACCTTCAGGATGATAACAGACCTCTCTCGTCCTGAGGAAGGAGTTAACCATGCCATCTGCAAAGATGATTACAGCTTAGAATATGCAGGTGTTGATGATGCTACTGCCATCCTAAGTCATGTGGGCCCAGATGCCTACATGTGTAAACTTGACATCAAGGATGCATTTAGATTGATTCCTGTGCGCTGTGAAGATTGGCCTCTTCTCGGATATGAGTGGGAAGGAGAGTATTTCTTTCATACCAGGCTTCCTTTTGGTCTCAGGTCCAGCCCATTCCATTTCACTCAATTCTCTTCCTTATTAGCTTGGATCGCCGGTCACCAGT CTCAACATTCCATTATCCCTGGCAAATTAGAAGGCCCAACCCCAATCATCACATTCCTGGGCATTGAGTTGAATGCACCCCATCAATCCCTGTCCTTACCACCTGAGAAGCTTCAACAGCTGCAGCAGGAACTAAGCGAATGGGACCCAAACAGGAAGAAGTGCACCAAACGTGATCTCTTATCCTTAATAGGGAAATTATCTTTCGCTTCCAAGTGCATTCCCGCAGGTCGTATATTCTTCCGTAGGCTCATAGACCTATCTATGAAGGCACAGAAGTTACATCACCGTCTGGATCTCACCATCGAGGCAAGACAGGACATTGCCTGGTGGGCCCGATTCCTTCCAGAATGGAATGGCACAGCCCGTTTCATCGAACCTACATGGACACCAGCTGACTCCTTGCAGTTGTTCACAGATGCAGCTGCATCGGTTGGAGCAGGTGCTTACTTCATGGGTAGGTGGTTCTTCATTCCGTGGTCCCAGGAGATCAAGGACAATGAGTCCATCCATATCACATGGATGGAACTCTTCCCAATCGTAGTAGCAGCAAGAGTCTGGGGCAGTGCTTGGTTCGGTAAACGAGTCCTATTCCATACAGACAATAGAGCAGTCGTTGATATCTGGTATAAGCAGTCCTCACGGGCCCCACTGGTCATGTCTCTCGTCCGCAAGCTTTTTCTCACCGCAGCACAATACAATTTTCATGTTGCCATGACCCACATCCCAGGTCACACTAACACTTTTGCCGATTTGATTTCTCGTAATCTACAGGCCCAGTTCCATATCGTGGCGCCAGAAGCGGATCAGGATCCCATATTGATCCCAGCATCAATGACGGCGGACCTATTCCGCAACACCTAA